A stretch of Helicobacteraceae bacterium DNA encodes these proteins:
- the nifN gene encoding nitrogenase iron-molybdenum cofactor biosynthesis protein NifN produces the protein MSALTINPIRLSAPMGAMLAFLGVKGCMPLMHGAQGCASFSKVFFTRHFHDPIPVQTTAVSDITAIMDGGDKIVAESIDNILKKISPDLIGLISVGLTETKGDDLRAIASRLKQRTVWVSAPDYHGGLESGFAMAATAIIEQIVKPLEIDQKLIALLPHASMTPLDVESLKETIESFGFECVAVPDLSDSLDGHLGEKQGQMTQGGAPLEAIERVGGAYAAIAIGASMKTPLDALCRINPRVKSFHFDSIGGLQASDKLIAALTALSGKEPCAKIKRWRSRLADMLLDTHFVLGKQKVAIALEADHAISVANTLSEAGAKILIVAPTPECALDRSGYEYECEGLFWLEQNADRWDMLVCGTHGEAMCRRLRKPHLQAGFPQWERVGSQLDVSIGYEGSARALMGANNGASEH, from the coding sequence TTGAGCGCATTAACGATCAATCCTATTCGCCTTAGCGCCCCGATGGGCGCGATGTTGGCGTTTTTAGGCGTGAAGGGCTGTATGCCGCTTATGCACGGCGCGCAGGGATGCGCTTCGTTTAGCAAAGTTTTTTTTACCCGCCATTTTCACGATCCGATCCCCGTCCAAACGACCGCCGTTAGCGATATTACGGCGATTATGGACGGCGGCGACAAAATTGTGGCGGAGTCGATCGACAATATACTTAAAAAAATATCGCCCGATCTGATCGGGCTTATCAGCGTCGGGCTTACCGAAACCAAAGGCGACGATCTGCGGGCGATCGCGAGCCGCTTAAAACAAAGAACGGTTTGGGTATCCGCGCCAGACTATCACGGCGGGTTGGAGAGCGGCTTTGCTATGGCGGCGACGGCGATAATCGAGCAGATCGTTAAGCCGCTTGAAATCGACCAAAAGCTAATCGCGCTGTTGCCGCACGCCTCTATGACTCCGCTAGACGTCGAAAGCCTTAAAGAGACGATCGAGAGCTTTGGCTTCGAGTGCGTAGCGGTTCCCGATCTTAGCGATAGCTTAGACGGGCATTTAGGCGAAAAACAGGGGCAGATGACGCAAGGCGGAGCGCCTTTGGAGGCAATCGAGCGCGTAGGCGGCGCATACGCGGCGATCGCGATCGGCGCGTCGATGAAAACGCCGCTAGACGCGCTTTGTCGGATAAACCCGCGCGTAAAATCGTTTCACTTTGATTCAATCGGCGGGTTGCAAGCGAGCGATAAGCTGATCGCCGCGCTGACGGCTCTTTCGGGAAAAGAGCCTTGCGCCAAAATCAAGCGGTGGCGATCGCGCTTAGCCGATATGCTACTTGATACGCACTTTGTCTTAGGCAAGCAAAAAGTGGCGATCGCGCTGGAAGCCGATCACGCGATTAGCGTCGCGAATACGCTTAGCGAGGCGGGCGCGAAAATCCTGATCGTCGCGCCGACTCCCGAATGCGCGCTGGATCGAAGCGGCTACGAATATGAATGCGAGGGGCTGTTTTGGTTGGAGCAAAACGCCGATCGCTGGGATATGCTCGTTTGCGGAACGCACGGCGAGGCGATGTGCCGCAGATTACGCAAACCGCATTTACAGGCGGGTTTTCCGCAGTGGGAGAGGGTCGGATCACAGCTTGACGTATCGATCGGATACGAGGGAAGCGCGAGAGCGCTTATGGGGGCGAACAATGGCGCAAGCGAACATTAA
- a CDS encoding dihydroneopterin aldolase, with amino-acid sequence MRVSVEDLTIDAIIGVLPSEREKPQRILASAKIDYGYKTAGDFVDYAAVADLITARLIDGRFGLLEDALEAIVAEILQLNKSIERVKLTLEKPDISLGFRAAVSLRRDML; translated from the coding sequence GTGAGAGTATCGGTTGAAGACCTGACGATCGACGCGATTATCGGCGTTTTGCCAAGCGAACGCGAAAAGCCGCAACGAATTTTGGCGAGCGCGAAGATAGATTACGGCTATAAAACCGCGGGGGACTTTGTCGATTACGCCGCCGTAGCCGATCTAATAACGGCGCGGCTGATCGACGGACGTTTTGGACTGCTCGAGGATGCGCTGGAGGCGATTGTTGCGGAGATTTTACAATTAAATAAATCGATCGAGAGAGTCAAACTTACGCTTGAAAAACCGGATATTTCGCTCGGCTTTCGCGCGGCGGTTTCGCTTAGGCGCGATATGCTATAA
- a CDS encoding nitrogenase-stabilizing/protective protein NifW: protein MKTLSDFNRLSTIDEYLDFFEIDANNRIINGKRFHILKLFGASIEKLKPLAIADENRLLEIYRFALLNIVKRFEEGFNPSAAEIWGALEKPSSCLACSLPSCSGDVST, encoded by the coding sequence ATGAAAACGTTAAGCGACTTTAACAGGCTATCGACGATCGACGAATATCTTGATTTTTTCGAGATCGACGCAAACAATCGGATTATAAACGGCAAACGTTTTCATATTCTTAAACTCTTTGGCGCGTCGATAGAGAAACTAAAACCGCTCGCAATCGCCGACGAAAATCGCCTGCTGGAGATTTATCGATTCGCGCTGCTGAATATCGTTAAGCGTTTTGAGGAGGGTTTTAACCCAAGCGCCGCCGAAATCTGGGGAGCGCTGGAAAAACCTTCCTCTTGCCTTGCCTGTTCGCTCCCTAGTTGTAGCGGCGACGTTTCGACCTAA
- the rsmG gene encoding 16S rRNA (guanine(527)-N(7))-methyltransferase RsmG: MRELKNRLLANRLIMIEEFYQKSDQFSRILLNWNKAHNLSGARTERDVQKHIFDSVYPLTFLDDFKSCLDIGSGAGFPGLILAMAKPRSYFTLVEPLNKRAAFLQFAAAILHIDNAEIIDKRAEQVPIKNYDLIVSRAVSDGKTIYGLAKPFMGANSILLLYKGKNTAREATAIGAKTVAAPHATYLLVGRRAFVA, from the coding sequence ATGAGAGAACTTAAAAACAGGCTGTTGGCAAATCGACTTATTATGATCGAGGAGTTCTATCAAAAAAGCGATCAGTTTTCGCGTATTTTGCTTAATTGGAACAAGGCGCACAACCTTAGCGGCGCTAGAACCGAGCGCGACGTGCAAAAACATATATTCGACAGCGTATATCCGCTGACTTTTTTAGACGATTTTAAAAGCTGTCTGGATATTGGCAGCGGCGCTGGTTTTCCAGGACTAATTTTGGCGATGGCAAAGCCGCGATCGTATTTTACGCTCGTAGAACCGCTTAATAAACGCGCCGCTTTTTTGCAATTTGCCGCAGCTATTTTGCATATCGACAACGCGGAAATTATCGATAAGCGAGCCGAGCAAGTCCCGATAAAAAACTATGATCTGATCGTCTCGCGCGCGGTAAGCGATGGCAAAACTATTTACGGGCTTGCCAAACCGTTTATGGGAGCCAATTCGATCTTGTTGCTCTACAAAGGCAAAAATACGGCGCGCGAAGCGACGGCGATCGGAGCTAAAACTGTCGCCGCGCCGCACGCGACATATCTTTTGGTTGGGAGGCGGGCGTTTGTGGCTTAG
- a CDS encoding OsmC family protein, with the protein MKVSLAQTGALTFEATTSRGIKFEINPKEHISPLEYFAIGAIACTASDIILLPQKQRKTASALSINAEFDRYESPPHRFTSIHIVYSFDSDGADLDAKRWVLSSLESYCTTINTLRGVAKIYYSIRHNGALIADRESIASGENEAAGLSAEPMENDACPS; encoded by the coding sequence ATGAAAGTAAGTTTGGCGCAAACCGGCGCGTTGACCTTCGAGGCGACGACAAGCAGAGGGATCAAGTTTGAGATCAATCCCAAAGAGCATATAAGCCCGCTAGAATACTTCGCGATCGGCGCGATAGCATGCACGGCAAGCGATATTATTCTGCTTCCGCAAAAACAACGCAAAACGGCGAGCGCCTTATCTATCAACGCCGAGTTTGATCGCTACGAATCTCCGCCGCACCGTTTTACGTCAATTCATATTGTCTATTCGTTTGATTCCGACGGCGCGGATTTGGACGCTAAACGATGGGTCTTATCGTCGCTTGAGAGCTATTGCACTACGATAAACACGCTTAGGGGCGTAGCGAAAATCTACTATTCAATCCGTCATAACGGCGCTCTGATCGCGGATCGCGAATCAATCGCAAGCGGCGAAAACGAAGCGGCTGGCTTGAGCGCCGAGCCTATGGAAAACGACGCTTGCCCCTCTTAG
- a CDS encoding HAMP domain-containing histidine kinase produces MLSQKSLRAEFAFKLLPIFAALVFGFSYLVYSMIERGIYNEIERDMIAQSIAEGDERTQAAISFSETEREARIFYRLEYRNGENRINVERDITEDCKLLTKIRNVVLAANIISFVLIPFIAWLYSCFLARPIRTLTEELAKMDERSLSPIAATQNVPVELRPLTNALNMLLERIKGHIAYQRELFVGIAHELKTPLAVIRTRNDVTLLRTRTPERYQETLRDTNRSIDEMGKMTHTVLEIGRAEYAQFDPPETIDVCRFLAAKAKDFALLAADRKCELIVNIEPKSLVIETRPTLISHIIQNLFSNALKFTPEGKRIFFQSRFEGERLTIETIDEGEGIAEGFDLFAPFSGKGAHKGAGLGLYLAKNAAMALGATLTIQNRADSRGAIATLIMEPIKPILIS; encoded by the coding sequence TTGTTATCCCAAAAAAGCCTAAGAGCGGAGTTCGCCTTCAAACTTCTGCCGATCTTCGCGGCGCTAGTTTTCGGCTTTTCTTACCTTGTCTATTCGATGATCGAGCGCGGTATCTATAATGAAATCGAGCGCGATATGATCGCCCAATCGATCGCTGAGGGCGACGAGCGGACGCAAGCGGCGATCAGTTTTAGCGAGACGGAGAGAGAGGCTCGGATATTCTATCGCCTAGAATACAGAAACGGTGAAAACAGGATAAACGTAGAGCGGGATATTACGGAAGATTGCAAACTCCTAACAAAGATACGCAACGTCGTTCTCGCGGCGAATATCATCTCCTTTGTGCTGATCCCGTTTATCGCGTGGCTTTACTCTTGCTTTCTCGCGCGACCGATCAGGACGCTTACGGAAGAGCTTGCCAAAATGGACGAGCGCTCGCTTTCGCCGATCGCCGCCACCCAAAACGTTCCCGTCGAATTACGACCGCTAACCAACGCGCTTAATATGCTGCTAGAGCGCATAAAGGGGCATATCGCCTATCAACGCGAGCTGTTTGTGGGGATCGCTCACGAGTTAAAAACGCCTTTAGCGGTGATCCGCACAAGAAACGACGTTACGCTTCTTAGAACCCGAACGCCGGAAAGGTATCAGGAAACCCTGCGCGACACCAACCGCTCGATTGACGAGATGGGCAAGATGACGCATACCGTCTTAGAGATAGGACGCGCCGAATACGCGCAGTTTGATCCGCCCGAAACCATAGATGTATGCAGATTTCTCGCCGCCAAAGCCAAAGATTTCGCGCTGTTAGCCGCCGATCGCAAATGCGAGCTGATAGTCAATATAGAACCAAAATCGCTGGTAATCGAGACGCGCCCGACGCTTATTAGCCACATTATTCAAAACCTCTTTAGCAACGCGCTGAAATTTACCCCCGAAGGCAAGCGGATATTTTTTCAAAGCCGCTTCGAGGGCGAGCGCCTTACGATCGAGACGATCGACGAGGGCGAGGGCATAGCGGAAGGTTTTGATCTCTTCGCGCCGTTTTCTGGAAAGGGCGCGCATAAAGGCGCGGGGCTTGGACTCTATCTGGCGAAAAACGCCGCGATGGCGCTGGGCGCGACGCTAACTATACAAAACCGCGCGGACAGTCGGGGCGCGATCGCGACTTTGATTATGGAGCCGATCAAGCCGATTTTAATTAGCTAA
- a CDS encoding NifX-associated nitrogen fixation protein, whose protein sequence is MNDFLRSLIEQIRAQDQFGAWDNKSDDELLAKKYVKSKEEIRALGVIADIDEETIDNLKMLFKAVATAFERKTAKMVSVVLEMNHEGFGRGAAIAGDIVVMDKTFRDAHKFAFESVEKLAAEGEKWLNRAFEIYAKYNK, encoded by the coding sequence ATGAACGATTTTTTGCGATCCTTGATCGAGCAGATCAGGGCGCAAGATCAATTCGGCGCGTGGGACAACAAGAGCGACGACGAATTGCTGGCGAAAAAATATGTGAAGAGCAAAGAGGAGATCAGGGCTTTAGGCGTGATCGCCGATATAGACGAAGAGACGATCGATAATCTTAAAATGTTATTTAAGGCGGTAGCGACAGCTTTCGAGCGCAAAACCGCCAAGATGGTTAGCGTGGTTTTGGAGATGAATCACGAGGGCTTTGGACGCGGCGCGGCGATCGCGGGCGATATTGTCGTGATGGACAAAACTTTCCGCGACGCGCATAAGTTTGCCTTCGAGAGCGTGGAAAAACTTGCCGCCGAGGGCGAAAAATGGTTGAACAGAGCGTTTGAAATCTACGCGAAATACAACAAATGA
- the nifX gene encoding nitrogen fixation protein NifX, with the protein MKVAFATKDGENINDHFGWAKRFAIYDVSKEGYALSAIVQAEEDANEEDGKIAAKIAAIGEASILYCEAIGPTAAAKVVKARIHPIKIAEPTTIKEACERLSAMLGKNPPPWIKRIIARENGEEEIR; encoded by the coding sequence ATGAAAGTCGCGTTTGCCACAAAAGACGGCGAAAACATCAACGATCATTTCGGCTGGGCAAAGCGGTTTGCCATCTACGACGTGAGCAAGGAGGGCTACGCGCTAAGCGCGATCGTCCAAGCCGAAGAGGACGCGAACGAGGAGGACGGCAAAATCGCCGCTAAGATCGCCGCGATCGGCGAGGCGAGCATACTCTACTGCGAGGCGATCGGTCCGACCGCCGCCGCTAAGGTAGTCAAAGCGCGCATTCACCCGATCAAAATCGCCGAGCCGACGACGATCAAAGAGGCGTGCGAGCGGCTTTCGGCTATGCTCGGCAAAAATCCGCCGCCGTGGATTAAACGCATTATCGCGCGCGAAAACGGCGAAGAGGAGATAAGATGA
- a CDS encoding nitrogenase molybdenum-cofactor biosynthesis protein NifE: protein MLAAPKELFIESACEHNATKKSACNRPTPGATSGGCAFEGAQISLFPFAEAAHIVHGPATCLGASWETRQTLTTHSGRDMTQTGLCTQIGENEVIFGGEKRLAAAIDEAIKTFAPKAVFVYSTCVTALIGDDIDAVCKAKGDEYDVPIVPVHAPGFVGSKNFGSRLAGEALFGRLIGTLEPTETKPFEINLLGEYNVTGDMLRYTPILNEIGINVRATLSGDGRIDAIRSAHRAKLNALVCAQSLVTLARKMQERYGIPYVSVSFYGKRDTSNAIRAIAGAFGDEALIAKANEVIAKYEARCEAKLAPYKAKLIGKKAVLNTGGNKSWAFISALQDIGVEVTATAINKATLEDQAKARAYLGAKGVLMKKPADEQAKAIKESGADILFAGGRSLYTALKNNVAFVDVNQEKKVSYGGYDGLIDFAADVLAALENPAFKIANSKAPWEKAV from the coding sequence ATGCTTGCCGCGCCAAAAGAGCTATTTATAGAAAGCGCCTGCGAACATAACGCGACAAAAAAAAGCGCCTGCAACCGCCCTACGCCGGGCGCTACTAGCGGCGGGTGCGCTTTCGAAGGCGCGCAAATATCGCTGTTTCCGTTCGCGGAGGCGGCGCATATCGTTCATGGTCCCGCTACCTGTCTTGGCGCGTCATGGGAGACCCGCCAAACGCTTACGACGCATAGCGGGCGCGATATGACGCAAACGGGGCTTTGCACGCAGATTGGCGAAAACGAGGTGATATTCGGCGGCGAAAAGAGACTCGCGGCGGCGATCGACGAAGCGATAAAAACCTTCGCGCCAAAGGCGGTTTTCGTCTATTCCACATGCGTTACCGCGCTAATTGGCGACGATATAGACGCGGTATGCAAGGCAAAGGGCGACGAATACGACGTTCCCATAGTTCCCGTCCATGCCCCGGGCTTTGTGGGAAGCAAAAATTTCGGCTCTCGCCTAGCGGGAGAAGCGCTTTTTGGTCGCCTAATCGGCACGTTAGAGCCAACAGAAACAAAGCCGTTCGAGATTAACCTGCTGGGCGAGTACAACGTAACTGGCGATATGCTCCGCTATACGCCCATATTAAACGAGATCGGAATTAACGTTCGCGCGACGCTCAGCGGCGACGGGCGAATCGACGCGATCCGCTCCGCCCACCGCGCCAAACTCAACGCGCTGGTTTGCGCCCAATCGCTCGTAACTCTGGCGCGAAAGATGCAAGAGCGATACGGCATACCATACGTAAGCGTCAGCTTTTACGGCAAGCGCGACACATCAAACGCGATCCGCGCTATCGCGGGGGCGTTTGGCGACGAGGCGTTAATCGCAAAGGCAAACGAGGTTATCGCAAAATACGAGGCGCGATGCGAAGCCAAACTCGCGCCCTACAAAGCGAAACTAATAGGCAAAAAAGCGGTGTTAAACACGGGCGGCAACAAATCGTGGGCGTTTATCTCGGCGCTGCAAGATATAGGCGTAGAGGTTACGGCGACGGCGATCAACAAAGCTACGCTAGAAGATCAGGCGAAGGCTCGGGCGTATCTGGGCGCAAAGGGCGTATTGATGAAAAAACCCGCCGACGAACAAGCAAAAGCGATCAAAGAGAGCGGCGCGGATATTCTATTTGCCGGAGGGCGGAGTCTATATACGGCGCTGAAAAATAACGTCGCGTTCGTAGATGTAAATCAGGAGAAAAAGGTAAGCTACGGCGGTTACGACGGGCTGATCGATTTTGCCGCCGACGTTTTAGCCGCGCTGGAAAATCCCGCGTTTAAGATCGCAAACTCTAAAGCGCCTTGGGAGAAAGCGGTTTAA
- the glmM gene encoding phosphoglucosamine mutase, translated as MRLFGTDGVRGVAGEKLTPFVVSKLAMAAGVHFRKLSRTNKILVGKDTRKSGYMIENALVAGLTAAGYDVVQIGPMPTPAIAFLTADMRCDAGIMISASHNPFEDNGIKFFDRNGDKLSVEQEEAIEAIYDDDETIRAAQKTGANVGSSKRIDDVIGRYIVHIKNSFPRNLTLHGMRIVIDAANGAAYKVAPIVFAELGAELVVLGDEPNGLNINAECGALHPQRLIGEVKRLRADIGFALDGDSDRLVVVDEKGERIDGDKLLGALAVSLKEDGVLAKNACVATSMSNGALEAYLNANGITLYRSDVGDKYVLELMRKNGLNFGGEQSGHIIFSDYAKTGDGLVSALSAAALTLKKGKKASEVFNPFDLYPQKQGAIKIAEKKPLDGVSGLSELLNAIEKSGIRHLVRYSGTEMKLRILLEGADKNALNRWYSEIETLFKSMRA; from the coding sequence ATGCGTTTGTTTGGCACCGACGGCGTTCGAGGCGTAGCCGGCGAAAAGCTCACTCCGTTTGTGGTTTCAAAGCTGGCGATGGCGGCGGGCGTTCATTTTCGTAAATTATCGCGCACTAATAAGATACTAGTGGGCAAAGATACCCGCAAAAGCGGCTATATGATCGAAAACGCGCTGGTGGCGGGTCTAACGGCGGCTGGTTACGACGTAGTTCAGATAGGACCGATGCCGACGCCCGCGATAGCTTTTCTAACAGCCGATATGCGTTGCGACGCGGGCATCATGATTAGCGCCTCGCATAACCCTTTTGAGGATAACGGGATCAAGTTTTTTGATCGTAACGGCGATAAGCTAAGCGTCGAGCAAGAGGAGGCGATCGAGGCGATTTACGACGATGACGAAACAATCCGCGCGGCGCAGAAAACGGGAGCGAACGTGGGATCGTCAAAACGTATCGACGACGTGATCGGGCGCTATATCGTGCATATTAAAAACTCGTTCCCGCGCAACCTGACGCTTCATGGAATGCGGATAGTAATAGACGCCGCAAACGGAGCGGCGTATAAAGTCGCGCCGATCGTATTTGCCGAGCTTGGCGCGGAGCTTGTCGTGTTGGGGGACGAACCTAACGGACTGAATATCAACGCCGAGTGCGGGGCGCTCCACCCGCAACGTCTAATTGGCGAGGTTAAACGGCTGCGCGCCGATATTGGCTTTGCGCTGGACGGGGATTCGGATCGGCTCGTCGTCGTCGATGAAAAAGGAGAACGTATCGACGGCGATAAACTGCTCGGCGCGCTTGCGGTCTCGCTCAAAGAGGACGGCGTTTTAGCCAAAAACGCCTGCGTGGCAACCTCGATGAGCAACGGCGCGCTAGAAGCCTATCTTAACGCTAACGGCATAACGCTTTATCGATCCGACGTCGGCGATAAATACGTGCTGGAGTTGATGCGTAAAAATGGGTTGAACTTTGGCGGCGAACAGAGCGGACATATTATTTTCTCCGACTACGCAAAAACGGGCGACGGACTTGTCAGCGCGTTAAGCGCCGCGGCGCTGACGCTGAAAAAGGGTAAAAAGGCGAGCGAGGTTTTTAATCCGTTTGATCTATATCCGCAAAAACAGGGCGCGATCAAGATTGCGGAAAAAAAACCGCTCGACGGCGTTAGCGGTTTAAGCGAACTGCTAAACGCGATTGAAAAAAGCGGTATTCGCCATCTAGTGCGTTATTCCGGCACGGAGATGAAACTGCGCATACTGCTGGAAGGCGCGGATAAAAACGCGCTAAATCGCTGGTATAGCGAGATTGAAACGCTGTTTAAGAGTATGCGCGCATAA
- the hsrA gene encoding homeostatic response regulator transcription factor HsrA, producing MRILIVEDESTLNKTLSEGLRELGFQTDEAESLKDAQYYIGIRNYDLVLTDWMLPDGNGLEVIPEVKRKNQRAACVMISARDDRESEIEALKSGADDYICKPFEFDVLVSRIEARLRFGGTNLIEIGDLIIDPDDEKITFRAKEIELKGKPFEVLAHLARHRDQIVSKEQLLDAIWEEPELVTPNVIEVAINQIRQKIDKPLKIDTIETVRRRGYRFCYPKKA from the coding sequence ATGCGTATCTTAATTGTTGAAGATGAAAGCACGCTCAATAAAACGCTTTCCGAAGGGCTACGCGAGCTAGGCTTTCAAACGGACGAAGCGGAAAGCCTTAAAGACGCGCAATACTATATAGGCATTCGCAATTATGATCTTGTGCTTACCGATTGGATGTTGCCAGACGGCAACGGGTTAGAGGTGATTCCAGAAGTTAAACGAAAAAACCAGCGCGCCGCGTGCGTAATGATCAGCGCTAGAGACGATCGCGAAAGCGAAATCGAGGCGCTAAAAAGCGGCGCGGACGACTATATCTGCAAGCCGTTCGAGTTCGACGTGCTTGTTTCGCGTATCGAGGCGAGGCTTCGTTTCGGCGGCACGAATTTGATTGAGATCGGCGATCTGATTATCGATCCCGACGACGAGAAGATAACTTTCAGAGCCAAAGAGATAGAGTTAAAGGGCAAGCCGTTCGAAGTGTTAGCCCACTTGGCGCGCCACCGCGATCAGATCGTATCCAAAGAGCAGTTGCTTGACGCGATCTGGGAGGAGCCGGAGCTAGTTACTCCCAACGTGATCGAAGTGGCGATCAACCAGATTCGCCAAAAGATCGACAAACCGCTTAAAATCGACACGATCGAGACGGTAAGGCGGCGCGGATACAGATTTTGTTATCCCAAAAAAGCCTAA
- the plsY gene encoding glycerol-3-phosphate 1-O-acyltransferase PlsY translates to MDIFFNINIQFYLAAYLIGAIPFGVLLAKFFGGADIRQSGSGSIGATNVLRVVKERDPSLAKKLAVATFACDALKAPLVMIVAMIVGLDENVLWTIAVLAVIGHCFSPYLLFEGGKGVATGVGAVMVLLPIEATLGLVAWYIVGKLLKISSLASLAGMLSAVALSFVIHPELPVVKTHAPIVICGFIILYKHIPNIIRLFKREEARVA, encoded by the coding sequence GTGGATATTTTCTTTAATATCAATATTCAGTTTTATCTCGCCGCCTATCTGATCGGGGCGATTCCTTTCGGCGTGTTGCTCGCGAAGTTTTTCGGCGGCGCGGATATTCGCCAAAGCGGCAGCGGGAGCATTGGCGCGACAAACGTGCTTCGCGTCGTAAAAGAGCGCGATCCCTCTTTGGCGAAAAAATTAGCCGTCGCCACTTTCGCTTGCGACGCGCTCAAAGCGCCGCTTGTGATGATCGTAGCTATGATAGTCGGATTGGACGAAAACGTGTTATGGACGATCGCCGTGTTAGCCGTGATCGGGCATTGCTTTAGCCCCTATCTGCTGTTCGAGGGCGGCAAAGGCGTGGCGACGGGCGTCGGCGCGGTGATGGTTTTGTTGCCGATCGAGGCGACGCTAGGCTTGGTCGCGTGGTATATCGTGGGCAAATTGCTTAAAATATCGTCGCTAGCCTCGCTTGCGGGTATGTTAAGCGCCGTCGCGCTTAGTTTCGTCATTCACCCCGAACTGCCCGTCGTCAAAACTCACGCGCCGATCGTAATCTGCGGGTTTATTATCCTGTATAAACATATTCCGAACATTATCAGGCTGTTTAAGAGAGAAGAGGCGCGCGTAGCGTGA
- the nadA gene encoding quinolinate synthase NadA, with the protein MDVAQTIRRLKAEQKITVAAHYYQRDEVIAVADFVGDSLELSKKSAADSNPYLIFCGVGFMAQSVKTLAPNKRVFMPRIACCSMARMIDGASFERSIAAMNEAGIDSGDIMPVTYINSQAEIKARVAKMGGMVCTSANAETIIRKALESGKKIFFTPDRCLGLNLAKRINISAAVLGRDKDFADKELIAYDGFCSVHQLFAPSDVEFYRQKYPDILIAVHPECDPSVVDLADFVGSTSQIIKWVRSQPIEQPIAVGTEFNLVNRLREKNTFVLSSTKPECPTMNETTLRDLLGVMQSVENRTFMNEIEVEEEERKWAKIALDRMLAL; encoded by the coding sequence TTGGACGTTGCGCAAACGATACGGCGGCTTAAAGCCGAGCAGAAAATTACGGTGGCGGCGCACTACTATCAGCGCGACGAGGTGATCGCCGTCGCGGATTTCGTGGGCGATAGTTTGGAGCTATCCAAAAAATCCGCCGCCGATTCCAATCCGTATTTGATCTTTTGCGGCGTGGGGTTTATGGCGCAGAGCGTCAAAACCTTAGCGCCAAACAAGCGCGTTTTTATGCCGCGGATCGCCTGTTGCTCGATGGCTAGAATGATTGACGGCGCGAGTTTTGAGCGATCAATCGCGGCTATGAACGAAGCGGGGATCGACAGCGGCGATATTATGCCCGTTACCTATATCAACTCTCAAGCGGAGATCAAAGCGCGCGTGGCGAAAATGGGCGGTATGGTATGCACCAGCGCGAACGCGGAGACTATTATCCGCAAGGCGCTCGAAAGCGGCAAGAAAATATTTTTCACGCCCGATCGCTGTTTGGGACTGAATCTGGCAAAGAGGATCAACATAAGCGCGGCGGTGTTGGGAAGGGATAAGGATTTTGCCGATAAAGAGCTGATCGCCTACGACGGTTTTTGCTCCGTTCATCAGCTTTTCGCGCCCTCCGACGTCGAGTTTTACCGCCAAAAATATCCCGATATTCTGATCGCCGTTCATCCCGAATGCGATCCTAGCGTGGTCGATCTCGCCGATTTCGTCGGCTCGACAAGCCAGATAATCAAATGGGTTCGCTCACAGCCGATCGAACAGCCGATCGCGGTCGGCACGGAGTTTAACCTCGTCAATCGCCTACGCGAAAAGAACACCTTCGTCCTTAGTTCCACCAAGCCCGAATGCCCCACGATGAACGAAACGACGTTGCGCGATCTGTTGGGCGTTATGCAAAGCGTGGAAAATAGAACTTTTATGAACGAGATCGAGGTTGAAGAGGAGGAGCGCAAATGGGCTAAGATCGCGCTCGATCGTATGCTCGCGTTATGA